From a single Lolium rigidum isolate FL_2022 chromosome 7, APGP_CSIRO_Lrig_0.1, whole genome shotgun sequence genomic region:
- the LOC124672645 gene encoding bisdemethoxycurcumin synthase-like: MASTLATMGEIRRLQRADGPAAVLAIGTANPPNCVSQDEYPDFYFRVTKSEHLTDLKHKLKTMCQNTSTEKRFFHHTEELLNAHPHFLDRGQPSLDDRLEIAAAAAPELAASAAAKAIAEWGRPATDITHLIVSTNSGAHAPGADLRLASLLGLRASVQRTMLHLNGCSAGSASLRLAKDLAENNRGARVLVACVELTIVAFRGPEDACPHTLIGQATFGDGAGAVVVGADAVEPVERPLFEMVSASQTVVPGTDHVLTMRLTEGGLDGHLLTRELIPIAAENIELCLSGAFGQIGVGVEWNDLFWAVHPGMRAILDHIDRALALEPGKLAASRTVLREYGNMLGATLIFVLDEQRRRMEEDGEGGEWGVMMGFGLGFTIETMVLHATSNLKKN; this comes from the exons GGGCCTGCGGCCGTGCTAGCCATCGGCACAGCGAATCCGCCGAACTGCGTGTCCCAGGACGAGTACCCGGACTTCTACTTCCGAGTCACCAAGAGCGAACACCTCACGGACCTCAAACACAAACTTAAGACAATGT GCCAAAATACCAGCACGGAGAAGCGTTTCTTTCATCACACCGAGGAGCTGCTCAACGCCCATCCCCACTTCCTCGATCGCGGACAGCCGTCCCTCGACGATCGGTTGGAGATTGCAGCTGCCGCTGCTCCAGAGCTCGCCGCATCAGCTGCGGCGAAGGCCATAGCAGAGTGGGGCCGCCCGGCCACCGACATCACCCACCTCATCGTCAGCACCAACTCTGGCGCGCACGCCCCGGGCGCCGACCTCCGCCTAGCTTCTCTCCTCGGTCTCCGCGCGTCCGTCCAGCGCACGATGCTCCACCTCAACGGCTGCTCCGCCGGCTCGGCTTCGCTGCGCCTCGCCAAGGACCTCGCGGAGAACAACCGTGGCGCGCGCGTCCTGGTGGCCTGCGTCGAGCTCACCATCGTCGCCTTCCGTGGCCCGGAGGACGCCTGCCCCCACACCCTTATCGGCCAGGCGACGTTTGGCGACGGCGCAGGCGCGGTCGTCGTCGGCGCTGATGCCGTGGAACCCGTCGAACGTCCGCTCTTCGAGATGGTATCCGCTTCGCAGACTGTGGTTCCAGGCACCGACCATGTCCTCACCATGCGGCTCACGGAAGGGGGCCTCGACGGGCACCTCCTCACCAGGGAGCTGATACCCATAGCGGCTGAAAACATCGAGCTGTGCCTGTCGGGCGCGTTCGGGCAGATTGGAGTTGGCGTTGAATGGAACGACCTCTTCTGGGCGGTCCACCCCGGCATGCGTGCAATCCTGGACCACATCGACAGGGCTCTTGCGTTGGAACCGGGGAAGCTGGCAGCGAGCAGGACTGTGCTAAGAGAGTACGGCAACATGCTTGGCGCCACGCTGATCTTCGTGCTCGATGAGCAACGGCGCCGAATGGAGGAGGACGGAGAAGGGGGCGAGTGGGGTGTCATGATGGGATTTGGACTGGGGTTCACTATTGAGACCATGGTGCTGCATGCTACTAGCAACCTCAAGAAAAATTAA